A region of Lycium barbarum isolate Lr01 chromosome 3, ASM1917538v2, whole genome shotgun sequence DNA encodes the following proteins:
- the LOC132630164 gene encoding protein CANDIDATE G-PROTEIN COUPLED RECEPTOR 7-like isoform X2: MTKLPFLLLLLLLSLTSPTFAEIKNLKIRSDNRPMILFERFGFTHTGQTSISVSSVSVIPTVTTPDLSRLGFFLLSEESLIQVLIELQQKPNFCVLDSNFVQHLFTFRDLSPPPNSSFDNTYPVTSPNEYLLFFANCAPESKVSMDVRTELYNLDGRVKDYLSAELVVGSSSAPRE; the protein is encoded by the exons ATGACGAAACTACccttcctcctccttctcctcctcctctccCTAACCTCGCCCACTTTCGCCGAAATAAAAAACCTCAAAATCCGATCCGATAACCGACCCATGATCCTCTTCGAACGATTCGGGTTCACACACACTGGCCAAACATCCATTTCCGTTTCATCCGTTTCCGTTATCCCCACCGTAACGACCCCTGATCTCTCCCGCTTAGGATTCTTCCTCCTTTCTGAAGAATCCCTAATTCAAGTCCTAATTGAACTTCAACAAAAGCCTAATTTCTGTGTACTTGATTCCAATTTCGTACAACATTTATTCACTTTTCGTGATCTTTCTCCTCCACCTAATTCGTCGTTTGATAACACTTATCCTGTCACTTCACCTAATGAATACTTGCTTTTTTTCGCGAATTGTGCACCTGAATCGAAGGTTTCTATGGATGTAAGGACTGAGCTTTATAATCTCGATGGTCGCGTTAAAGATTATCTCTCTGCAG agctCGTAGTAGGTTCCTCTTCTGCACCTCGTGAGTGA
- the LOC132630164 gene encoding protein CANDIDATE G-PROTEIN COUPLED RECEPTOR 7-like isoform X3, whose amino-acid sequence MTKLPFLLLLLLLSLTSPTFAEIKNLKIRSDNRPMILFERFGFTHTGQTSISVSSVSVIPTVTTPDLSRLGFFLLSEESLIQVLIELQQKPNFCVLDSNFVQHLFTFRDLSPPPNSSFDNTYPVTSPNEYLLFFANCAPESKVSMDVRTELYNLDGRVKDYLSAGTDLQDDASAH is encoded by the exons ATGACGAAACTACccttcctcctccttctcctcctcctctccCTAACCTCGCCCACTTTCGCCGAAATAAAAAACCTCAAAATCCGATCCGATAACCGACCCATGATCCTCTTCGAACGATTCGGGTTCACACACACTGGCCAAACATCCATTTCCGTTTCATCCGTTTCCGTTATCCCCACCGTAACGACCCCTGATCTCTCCCGCTTAGGATTCTTCCTCCTTTCTGAAGAATCCCTAATTCAAGTCCTAATTGAACTTCAACAAAAGCCTAATTTCTGTGTACTTGATTCCAATTTCGTACAACATTTATTCACTTTTCGTGATCTTTCTCCTCCACCTAATTCGTCGTTTGATAACACTTATCCTGTCACTTCACCTAATGAATACTTGCTTTTTTTCGCGAATTGTGCACCTGAATCGAAGGTTTCTATGGATGTAAGGACTGAGCTTTATAATCTCGATGGTCGCGTTAAAGATTATCTCTCTGCAG gtactgatttacaggacgacgcctctgctcattag
- the LOC132630164 gene encoding protein CANDIDATE G-PROTEIN COUPLED RECEPTOR 7-like isoform X1, protein MTKLPFLLLLLLLSLTSPTFAEIKNLKIRSDNRPMILFERFGFTHTGQTSISVSSVSVIPTVTTPDLSRLGFFLLSEESLIQVLIELQQKPNFCVLDSNFVQHLFTFRDLSPPPNSSFDNTYPVTSPNEYLLFFANCAPESKVSMDVRTELYNLDGRVKDYLSAGPTGFQGDFVDQYEENYICIEMILTVASHVSAWGQCKRYHT, encoded by the exons ATGACGAAACTACccttcctcctccttctcctcctcctctccCTAACCTCGCCCACTTTCGCCGAAATAAAAAACCTCAAAATCCGATCCGATAACCGACCCATGATCCTCTTCGAACGATTCGGGTTCACACACACTGGCCAAACATCCATTTCCGTTTCATCCGTTTCCGTTATCCCCACCGTAACGACCCCTGATCTCTCCCGCTTAGGATTCTTCCTCCTTTCTGAAGAATCCCTAATTCAAGTCCTAATTGAACTTCAACAAAAGCCTAATTTCTGTGTACTTGATTCCAATTTCGTACAACATTTATTCACTTTTCGTGATCTTTCTCCTCCACCTAATTCGTCGTTTGATAACACTTATCCTGTCACTTCACCTAATGAATACTTGCTTTTTTTCGCGAATTGTGCACCTGAATCGAAGGTTTCTATGGATGTAAGGACTGAGCTTTATAATCTCGATGGTCGCGTTAAAGATTATCTCTCTGCAG GGCCTACTGGGTTTCAAGGGGATTTCGTGGATCAGTACGAGGAGAATTATATTTGTATTGAGATGATATTAACAGTGGCTTCTCATGTCTCTGCATGGGGACAGTGCAAAAGATACCACACCTGA